From a region of the Neobacillus niacini genome:
- a CDS encoding biotin transporter BioY, giving the protein MFMKLKTTELTAAAMFVALMAVGANITSIVPFMVVGGVPITLQTFFAILAGVVLGSRLGAIAMMVYMFVGLVGVPVFAQFGGGFGTFLKPTFGFIVSYVFTAYITGYLIEKMKNTVGVFAFAALVGMAINYVFGTNWMYAAYKIWAAAPEGFTYKLAWLWMVVPLPKDIILAILAGVMGHRLKRTLSKSQFRNVNKAS; this is encoded by the coding sequence ATGTTTATGAAACTTAAAACAACTGAACTAACGGCAGCGGCAATGTTTGTTGCGCTAATGGCTGTTGGGGCTAATATTACTTCGATTGTTCCATTTATGGTCGTAGGGGGAGTACCGATTACGCTTCAGACATTTTTTGCAATATTAGCAGGCGTGGTACTTGGCAGTAGATTGGGTGCGATTGCAATGATGGTTTATATGTTCGTTGGTTTAGTGGGAGTACCTGTATTTGCTCAATTTGGCGGCGGATTTGGGACTTTCTTGAAGCCTACATTCGGTTTTATTGTTTCTTATGTTTTTACAGCTTATATAACGGGTTACTTAATTGAAAAAATGAAAAATACAGTTGGGGTATTCGCGTTTGCTGCACTTGTGGGCATGGCCATTAATTATGTTTTTGGTACGAACTGGATGTACGCCGCATATAAAATTTGGGCTGCAGCACCAGAGGGTTTTACATACAAGTTGGCTTGGTTATGGATGGTCGTTCCGCTGCCAAAGGATATTATTCTAGCCATTTTAGCAGGTGTGATGGGACATCGCTTAAAACGAACCTTGTCAAAAAGTCAATTTAGGAATGTTAATAAAGCGAGTTAA
- a CDS encoding GNAT family N-acetyltransferase: MEFITTQQWDEVLWRKTRDIYNVAFGEHATKPEKIIRNMFARGLSALHVLMENDEVLAMALTGSMPGSSVLLLDYLAVRKNLRGHGIGKEFFDYIKEWAKSEPQYKRILVEVECDDIPENHARIHFWEKCGFHLLDDYKHCYKWGPQHYMAMVLYLKGKPATPIKGEDCLKYMASFHKESYKLS; encoded by the coding sequence ATGGAATTTATCACAACCCAACAATGGGACGAAGTTCTTTGGCGAAAAACCAGAGATATTTATAACGTTGCTTTCGGTGAACATGCCACCAAGCCAGAAAAGATTATCCGAAATATGTTTGCCAGAGGGCTTAGTGCACTTCATGTGTTAATGGAGAACGATGAGGTTCTGGCAATGGCACTTACAGGTTCGATGCCAGGTTCGAGTGTACTGCTGTTGGATTATTTGGCGGTACGTAAGAACTTGCGTGGTCATGGTATTGGAAAGGAATTTTTTGATTATATAAAAGAATGGGCTAAATCGGAGCCGCAATACAAGAGAATATTAGTTGAAGTAGAATGTGATGACATACCTGAGAATCATGCAAGAATTCATTTCTGGGAAAAATGTGGGTTTCACCTGTTAGATGACTATAAACATTGTTACAAATGGGGTCCCCAACACTATATGGCAATGGTCCTTTATCTTAAGGGTAAGCCTGCAACACCAATAAAAGGAGAAGACTGTCTTAAGTATATGGCATCTTTCCATAAAGAATCCTACAAATTAAGCTAG
- a CDS encoding S66 peptidase family protein has product MITYPILKNNATIGVTAPSSGVEEELHELVKSSSSRLKARGFHVICGETVWTQDKAKSAEAAKRAQEFNEMMKNEEIDLIIPPWGGELLIEILEEIDFDNLKNKWVLGYSDTSVLLLAITLKTGIATANGTNLIDLRGEYSDETTAMWLSVLSTKAGDSIIQHSSGKYQKEWQHDNPSPCVFHLTEPTYWKTVSGKKVKAEGRLLGGCIDVIRHLIGTPYGDVKSFREKYINDEPIMWYLENCELKTTDLRRTLVQMKLAGWFENTSCILFGRSPANEPVENYTIVDVYQDLSNELQIPIIYDVDCGHIPPQITFVNGAYGELEVEDGKGKVVQHFKA; this is encoded by the coding sequence ATGATTACATATCCGATTTTAAAAAATAACGCAACAATTGGAGTGACGGCTCCTTCTTCTGGAGTTGAAGAAGAATTGCACGAACTGGTGAAGAGTTCATCTAGTCGATTAAAAGCAAGAGGCTTTCATGTCATTTGCGGAGAAACGGTTTGGACCCAGGACAAAGCAAAATCAGCAGAGGCAGCGAAGCGTGCCCAAGAGTTTAATGAGATGATGAAGAATGAAGAGATTGACCTCATCATTCCACCGTGGGGCGGGGAGCTGCTTATTGAGATTTTAGAAGAGATTGATTTTGATAATCTCAAGAACAAGTGGGTACTGGGTTACTCTGATACAAGTGTATTGTTGCTAGCAATCACGTTAAAGACCGGTATTGCAACAGCAAATGGAACGAACTTAATCGATTTAAGAGGCGAGTACTCCGATGAAACAACTGCCATGTGGCTAAGTGTATTATCAACAAAAGCCGGAGACTCAATTATCCAGCATTCTTCTGGAAAATATCAAAAAGAATGGCAGCATGATAACCCGTCTCCTTGTGTATTCCATTTAACAGAACCGACTTATTGGAAGACTGTTTCGGGTAAAAAGGTTAAAGCAGAAGGGCGTTTGCTTGGAGGATGTATCGACGTCATCCGACATTTGATCGGTACCCCGTATGGTGACGTGAAAAGTTTCAGGGAAAAATATATCAACGATGAACCTATTATGTGGTATCTAGAGAATTGTGAGTTAAAAACAACGGATTTACGAAGGACGTTAGTACAAATGAAATTAGCAGGCTGGTTTGAGAATACATCCTGTATCCTATTTGGCCGTAGTCCTGCCAATGAACCAGTGGAGAACTATACGATTGTGGATGTTTACCAAGACTTGTCCAATGAGCTCCAAATCCCGATTATTTATGATGTCGATTGCGGACATATACCGCCACAAATCACATTTGTCAACGGAGCATATGGTGAACTAGAAGTAGAGGACGGTAAAGGGAAGGTCGTACAACATTTTAAAGCATAG
- a CDS encoding GNAT family N-acetyltransferase, producing MTIRKATYEETRSILNYHLEVLKEATMGYVKPSREKAIEMMTPFLTGGGYYLVRVKNNVIQGWIGLGQIVDQNTDETVGFINEMYVLPPYRKQGAAEKLCKAAFIQLRAEGHKQVQLNVYAGNHAKHLYEKLGFTDISTLMTKNLD from the coding sequence ATGACGATTAGAAAAGCAACTTACGAGGAGACTCGAAGTATCTTAAATTACCATTTAGAGGTATTAAAAGAAGCCACTATGGGTTATGTTAAACCAAGTCGCGAAAAAGCGATAGAAATGATGACTCCTTTTTTAACTGGTGGCGGTTATTACCTTGTAAGAGTTAAAAATAATGTTATTCAAGGCTGGATTGGGTTAGGGCAAATTGTCGATCAAAATACAGATGAAACGGTCGGTTTTATTAATGAAATGTATGTACTTCCACCCTATCGTAAACAGGGTGCAGCTGAGAAACTATGTAAGGCTGCTTTCATACAGTTACGAGCTGAAGGTCATAAACAAGTCCAACTAAATGTTTATGCTGGAAACCATGCGAAACACCTATATGAAAAGCTTGGATTTACAGATATTTCCACTCTAATGACAAAGAACTTAGATTAA
- the bioB gene encoding biotin synthase BioB, with product MSKWKELAFEVLNGHVISKEEALEILNSSDMELLEVLQGAYVIRHHYYGNKVKLNMLINTKSGLCPENCGYCSQSSISSAPIEKYRMVDKDTILKGAEQAYQLQAGTFCIVASGRGPSNHEVDQVVSAVKEIKDKYQLKICACLGILKPEQAAMLKEAGVDRYNHNLNTSENHHDSITTSHTYQDRVNTVELIKEAGISPCSGVIVGMKEKKEDVVNVAMSLRVLDADSIPVNFLHAIDGTPLEGTKELNPRYCLKVLALMRYVNPTKEIRISGGREVNLGSLQPLGLYAANSIFVGDYLTTSGQETTADHQMLKDLGFEVDFVKETVQ from the coding sequence ATGAGTAAGTGGAAGGAATTAGCGTTTGAGGTGCTAAATGGTCATGTTATTTCAAAAGAGGAAGCATTGGAGATTCTGAATTCCTCCGATATGGAATTACTAGAAGTGTTGCAAGGAGCCTACGTCATTCGCCATCATTATTATGGAAATAAGGTAAAGCTTAATATGTTAATTAACACAAAATCAGGTCTATGTCCTGAGAATTGTGGCTATTGTTCGCAATCTAGTATTTCTAGTGCACCGATTGAAAAATATCGAATGGTAGATAAAGATACCATCCTTAAAGGAGCAGAACAAGCCTACCAGCTTCAGGCTGGTACGTTTTGCATAGTAGCGAGCGGCCGTGGTCCTAGTAATCATGAAGTAGACCAAGTTGTTTCAGCAGTAAAGGAAATAAAGGACAAATATCAATTGAAGATTTGTGCCTGCCTTGGAATTTTAAAACCAGAACAAGCCGCCATGCTGAAAGAAGCTGGTGTCGATCGCTACAATCATAACCTTAACACCTCAGAAAATCACCATGACTCCATCACGACTTCACACACCTATCAGGATCGAGTGAATACAGTTGAGCTAATTAAAGAAGCTGGAATATCTCCATGTTCAGGAGTAATAGTCGGCATGAAGGAAAAGAAGGAAGACGTAGTGAACGTGGCGATGAGTCTAAGAGTTTTAGACGCCGATTCCATACCCGTCAATTTTCTACATGCAATAGATGGTACCCCGCTTGAAGGTACTAAGGAATTGAATCCTAGGTACTGTTTAAAGGTTTTAGCTCTTATGCGGTATGTGAATCCAACGAAAGAAATCAGAATTTCAGGTGGACGTGAAGTTAATTTAGGAAGTTTACAGCCACTTGGATTATATGCAGCAAATTCTATTTTTGTAGGAGATTACTTAACAACTTCAGGACAAGAAACGACCGCAGATCACCAAATGCTGAAAGATTTAGGATTTGAAGTCGATTTTGTAAAAGAAACAGTTCAATAA
- a CDS encoding DUF3147 family protein, producing the protein MGDLSISALLIRFILGGTAVVVSTLVARNLGEKAGGIFAAFPAVYLAALLTVGLDFSGDELVAHSILLSKGAIVGMGINIMVAILAGYLLPRQGWKRGLLQAMGFWLVLSMAVVMITTYS; encoded by the coding sequence ATGGGAGACCTATCGATAAGTGCATTACTAATAAGATTTATTTTAGGAGGCACAGCTGTAGTTGTTTCGACATTAGTTGCTAGAAATTTAGGTGAAAAGGCTGGAGGAATCTTTGCAGCATTTCCAGCCGTGTATTTAGCGGCTTTATTGACAGTGGGCTTGGACTTTAGTGGTGATGAACTAGTAGCCCATTCCATTCTATTATCGAAAGGTGCCATAGTCGGCATGGGAATTAATATTATGGTCGCAATTCTTGCTGGATATCTGCTTCCGAGACAAGGATGGAAACGCGGACTTCTACAAGCAATGGGATTTTGGCTGGTTTTATCCATGGCGGTTGTGATGATTACAACATACTCATAA
- a CDS encoding FAD-dependent monooxygenase, with protein MNLQADVCIVGAGPAGTLLGHLLAKNGVSTIVIERSAGVNRQFRGEHINAETEAILKEHKLFEKIEELGILKMKKVEYYSGRNMVKSISPGVHEDHVGIHVPQAHLLNAIIQESEHNNQFQLLFNTTVKELIQDDQGIYTGVKAIQNGEEITISSKVTIGADGRYSTVRKLAKIPTIEMTHGYDVLWAKIPAPEGWEPTTRMALVNGHQLALFSQTGGLIQIGWNIPEGSFPTLRKGSIQPFLEPLIESFPQLEDGVREHLQSWSDFVCLKVQSSRCETWVEDGLVLIGDAAHTMTPTGAIGINCGMKDAHILAPILTKALMENNIRSEHLKVFEMNRRNEIKSQQIMQVKQETTLYEKFA; from the coding sequence ATGAACTTACAAGCAGATGTTTGTATCGTTGGCGCCGGACCTGCAGGGACATTACTCGGACATTTATTAGCTAAAAACGGTGTATCAACTATCGTAATAGAACGATCTGCTGGAGTGAATAGGCAATTCAGGGGAGAGCATATTAATGCCGAAACAGAAGCCATCTTAAAAGAACACAAATTATTTGAGAAAATAGAAGAGCTCGGTATCCTCAAAATGAAAAAAGTAGAATACTATTCTGGTAGAAATATGGTGAAGAGTATTTCTCCAGGTGTCCATGAAGATCACGTTGGAATCCATGTACCACAAGCACATTTATTAAATGCCATCATTCAAGAGTCAGAACACAATAATCAATTCCAACTATTATTTAATACAACCGTTAAAGAATTAATTCAGGATGACCAGGGAATCTATACAGGTGTTAAAGCCATCCAAAATGGCGAAGAAATTACGATTTCAAGCAAAGTGACAATAGGGGCAGATGGTCGTTATTCTACTGTTAGGAAGCTTGCAAAAATACCAACAATCGAAATGACACACGGATATGATGTCCTGTGGGCAAAAATTCCAGCTCCAGAAGGATGGGAACCGACAACAAGAATGGCACTGGTTAATGGTCATCAGCTGGCATTGTTTAGCCAAACGGGAGGATTGATTCAAATCGGCTGGAATATACCAGAAGGATCTTTTCCTACATTAAGAAAAGGTTCAATCCAGCCGTTTCTTGAACCATTGATTGAAAGTTTTCCACAGCTAGAAGATGGTGTGAGAGAACACCTTCAGTCTTGGAGTGACTTTGTTTGTTTAAAGGTACAAAGCTCACGCTGCGAAACATGGGTAGAGGACGGATTAGTCCTCATTGGGGACGCTGCACATACCATGACACCAACGGGTGCAATCGGAATAAATTGTGGAATGAAAGACGCCCATATCCTAGCACCAATCTTAACCAAAGCATTAATGGAAAATAATATACGTTCTGAACATTTGAAGGTATTTGAAATGAACAGAAGAAACGAAATAAAATCACAACAAATCATGCAAGTCAAACAAGAAACAACCTTATACGAGAAATTTGCTTGA
- a CDS encoding phosphatase PAP2 family protein: protein MGNYMVIGYEGVNDMNVRFQVTRVFVFSLFSLMFFCLVAILMRADKLVDFDRTVIGAVQSQEAPYITSIMKFFTEIGSTKIVVILCLFIIFFLYKVLHHRLELLLFIGVVVGTPILNTLLKEIFQRARPDLHRLIEIGGYSFPSGHAMNAFTVYGILTFLLWRHIFNRGGRILLLLFSSFFIIMIGVSRIYLGVHYPSDIIGGYFASGFWLATSIWFFQWYMERRQQLASRMLKRSVKTSK from the coding sequence ATGGGAAATTATATGGTTATCGGTTATGAAGGGGTTAATGACATGAATGTTAGGTTTCAGGTTACGCGTGTGTTTGTTTTTAGTTTATTTTCACTGATGTTTTTTTGTTTAGTGGCGATTTTGATGAGGGCAGATAAGTTGGTTGATTTTGATCGTACTGTTATTGGTGCTGTTCAATCGCAGGAAGCGCCATACATAACATCTATAATGAAGTTCTTTACCGAAATTGGTTCAACTAAAATCGTTGTGATTTTATGCCTTTTTATTATCTTTTTTTTATATAAGGTTCTGCACCATCGACTGGAATTACTATTATTTATTGGAGTTGTTGTTGGAACACCCATTCTAAATACATTGTTGAAAGAAATCTTCCAACGCGCACGTCCAGATTTACATCGGCTGATTGAAATTGGCGGCTATAGTTTCCCGAGTGGTCATGCCATGAATGCCTTTACTGTATATGGGATCCTAACCTTTCTATTGTGGAGGCATATCTTTAATCGAGGTGGACGTATCTTGCTCCTTCTCTTTAGCTCCTTTTTTATAATCATGATTGGTGTTAGCAGGATTTATTTAGGAGTCCACTATCCTAGTGATATCATTGGTGGTTATTTTGCCAGTGGTTTTTGGCTTGCGACATCCATATGGTTTTTTCAATGGTATATGGAGCGACGACAGCAACTTGCTAGTAGAATGCTAAAAAGATCAGTAAAAACTTCAAAATAA
- a CDS encoding D-2-hydroxyacid dehydrogenase — MKIKNILLVSPMFRELQALIEKNAPDKTFRFMPEEELSQEDLSWADALVSFNLKAEYDYSSVKWVHSLGAGVDRFLHKKDWNQEILLTRTICSFGQRIAEYCLSYILKDLQLHDRFKEQQQQKNWVQSTPKLIGEQKVLVYGTGEIGQMIATVFSGLGVDVYGVSLSGKKKAGFKEVLKVDSHFSVLNEMNYVINTLPLTERTEKLFNSAIFNQLSNAGFINVGRGASVDEEALLLALNDSTVSFAVLDVFEQEPLPKSNPLWDHPRVQITPHISAVTTPSEGAACFLETLKNIDENRPLKNIVNTKKGY, encoded by the coding sequence ATGAAAATAAAGAATATTTTACTAGTCAGTCCGATGTTTAGAGAACTTCAAGCGTTAATTGAAAAGAATGCCCCAGATAAGACTTTCCGTTTTATGCCGGAGGAAGAGCTATCACAGGAAGATTTAAGCTGGGCAGACGCACTGGTCTCTTTTAATTTAAAAGCGGAATATGATTACAGTTCTGTGAAATGGGTTCACTCGTTAGGCGCAGGCGTTGATCGTTTTTTACATAAGAAAGATTGGAATCAAGAAATTCTTTTAACAAGAACGATTTGTTCTTTTGGACAAAGGATTGCAGAATATTGCTTGAGTTACATCCTAAAAGATTTACAGCTTCATGACCGCTTTAAAGAGCAACAGCAGCAGAAAAATTGGGTTCAGTCTACACCGAAATTAATAGGAGAACAAAAAGTACTTGTGTATGGAACAGGTGAAATCGGTCAAATGATTGCGACAGTTTTTTCCGGATTAGGAGTTGACGTGTACGGTGTATCTTTGAGTGGGAAGAAAAAAGCTGGTTTTAAAGAGGTTTTGAAGGTTGATTCTCATTTTTCTGTTTTAAATGAAATGAATTATGTGATTAATACATTGCCATTGACGGAAAGAACAGAGAAATTATTTAATAGTGCCATCTTTAATCAACTTTCCAATGCGGGATTTATAAATGTAGGGAGAGGTGCTTCTGTAGACGAGGAAGCACTGCTACTGGCACTGAATGACAGCACAGTTAGTTTTGCTGTACTGGATGTATTTGAACAAGAACCGCTACCAAAAAGCAATCCGTTATGGGATCACCCAAGGGTTCAAATCACTCCACATATCTCTGCCGTTACGACCCCAAGTGAGGGGGCAGCTTGTTTCCTCGAAACCCTTAAGAACATTGATGAAAACAGGCCACTTAAAAATATTGTTAATACAAAAAAAGGTTATTAA
- a CDS encoding DUF3147 family protein translates to MYKDLLIRFILGGAAVMVSYLITVISPWKILAGIFAAFPAVMITAVLMVGIASGSKNAAKIANGSVFGMIGGVVCVATVWTVLQGSGNWTLSIVLGLLFWLGSSIIVSSFRDKLKNGRRNILRLNVLIRHK, encoded by the coding sequence ATGTATAAAGATTTACTAATCCGCTTTATTCTTGGCGGTGCTGCCGTAATGGTAAGCTATTTGATAACGGTTATTTCTCCGTGGAAAATCTTAGCCGGAATCTTTGCAGCATTTCCAGCAGTGATGATTACAGCGGTGTTAATGGTGGGGATTGCTTCTGGTTCAAAAAATGCAGCCAAGATTGCAAATGGGTCTGTTTTTGGTATGATTGGCGGTGTGGTGTGTGTGGCGACGGTATGGACCGTACTACAAGGCAGCGGCAACTGGACATTAAGTATTGTTCTTGGGCTCCTGTTCTGGCTGGGCAGTTCTATCATTGTTTCATCATTTAGAGATAAGTTGAAAAATGGAAGAAGAAATATTTTAAGACTCAATGTTCTAATTAGACATAAATAA
- a CDS encoding DEAD/DEAH box helicase — protein MSEKKFEDYSLSEEIRRALTVLKYENPTEVQTEVIPKALKKQDLVVKSQTGSGKTASFAIPICEMMEWEEKKPQTLILTPTRELAVQVRDDITNIGRFKRIKAMAVYGKEPFSKQKEELKQKTHVVVGTPGRTIDHIERGTLELDKINYLIIDEADEMLNMGFIDEVEAIIKELPENRVTMVFSATLPKDVENLCHKYMKDPIHIEIAATGVTTNTIEHGVIEVKDEDKISVLKDITVVENPDSCIIFCRTKENVEDVYTELEKANYSCERLHGGLEQEDRFGVMDGFKLGNFRYLVATDVAARGIDIDNVTLIINYDVPMEKESYVHRTGRTGRAGNKGKAITFVTPFEGKFLKAIERYIGFEIPPIDTPTQDEVASGKAAFEEKLSGRRVVRNNKTARINKDITKLHFSGGKKKKLRAVDFVGTISNIPGVSANDIGIITIQDNLTYVDILNGKGSLVLQAMEHTTVKGKKLKVSKALK, from the coding sequence ATGAGTGAAAAAAAGTTTGAGGATTATTCGTTAAGCGAGGAAATAAGAAGGGCGCTTACGGTGCTAAAATACGAGAATCCCACAGAAGTGCAAACAGAAGTTATACCTAAGGCATTAAAGAAGCAAGATTTAGTTGTAAAATCACAAACAGGCAGCGGCAAGACAGCTTCCTTTGCGATACCAATTTGCGAGATGATGGAGTGGGAGGAGAAAAAACCTCAGACGTTAATCCTTACACCGACTCGTGAACTGGCTGTCCAGGTTCGTGACGATATAACGAATATTGGCCGGTTTAAACGGATCAAGGCGATGGCGGTTTATGGGAAAGAACCTTTTTCGAAACAAAAGGAAGAATTAAAGCAAAAAACGCATGTAGTGGTGGGTACTCCTGGTCGGACCATCGATCATATTGAAAGAGGAACTCTCGAATTAGATAAAATTAACTATTTAATCATCGATGAAGCAGACGAAATGCTAAATATGGGCTTTATTGACGAAGTTGAAGCGATCATTAAAGAACTTCCTGAGAATAGGGTAACCATGGTCTTTTCTGCAACTCTGCCGAAGGATGTTGAAAACCTTTGCCATAAATATATGAAAGATCCGATTCATATTGAGATTGCTGCTACAGGTGTGACAACGAATACAATTGAACATGGTGTTATCGAGGTAAAGGATGAAGATAAGATTTCTGTGCTGAAGGATATAACAGTCGTTGAAAATCCTGATAGCTGTATCATTTTTTGCCGAACAAAAGAAAATGTAGAGGATGTCTATACTGAATTGGAAAAAGCCAATTATTCCTGTGAAAGATTACATGGCGGGCTTGAACAAGAGGACAGGTTTGGTGTCATGGATGGATTTAAATTGGGTAATTTTCGCTATTTAGTAGCAACGGATGTGGCTGCCAGGGGCATCGATATTGATAATGTGACGTTGATTATTAATTATGATGTTCCGATGGAAAAAGAGAGCTATGTTCACAGGACTGGTCGAACAGGCCGGGCTGGAAATAAGGGAAAAGCCATTACCTTCGTAACACCATTTGAAGGGAAATTCTTAAAAGCAATTGAAAGATATATTGGCTTTGAAATTCCTCCAATCGACACTCCGACTCAAGATGAGGTTGCGAGTGGAAAAGCAGCATTTGAAGAAAAGCTTAGCGGACGAAGAGTAGTCAGAAACAATAAGACAGCTCGAATTAACAAGGATATTACCAAGCTCCACTTTAGCGGCGGCAAAAAGAAAAAATTACGCGCGGTGGATTTTGTGGGTACCATTTCCAATATTCCAGGAGTTTCAGCAAATGACATTGGAATTATTACTATCCAGGACAACTTAACCTATGTAGATATTCTTAACGGCAAAGGTTCACTAGTCCTGCAAGCCATGGAACACACAACTGTCAAAGGAAAGAAACTGAAAGTGAGTAAGGCATTAAAATAA
- a CDS encoding threonine aldolase family protein: MSEINILGEAYKKAKYKVPGHLPRNVQVLKEALMNIDGEMESEMYGKGKVIDDFQEKMAKYLGKESAVFFPSGTMAQQIALRIWCDQKGIKKVAYHPLSHLEIHEEDGLKELHHIETILLADKDSVIQLEDVLGLEEEIACLLLELPQREIGGQLPDYKTLEDISAFCKEKGIKLHLDGARLFEILPYYQKSAAEVCALFDSVYVSFYKGIGGIAGAILAGDKAFTEESKVWKRRHGGDLISLYPYIISADYYFDQRLSNMNQYYEGAKELAQCFNQCYRVSTKPLEPVSNMFHVHFEAPKDEMEVILAAIYEETGIGLTGYVREVNKTTCYYEVSIGDLYATLPKEDVKIVFQLLDEKMRRLKTL; encoded by the coding sequence ATGTCAGAGATAAATATTTTAGGTGAAGCTTATAAAAAGGCAAAGTATAAGGTGCCTGGTCATCTTCCTAGGAATGTCCAAGTGCTAAAAGAGGCATTAATGAATATCGATGGAGAGATGGAAAGCGAAATGTACGGAAAGGGAAAGGTCATCGACGACTTCCAAGAAAAAATGGCAAAATACCTGGGCAAAGAGTCCGCTGTATTCTTTCCAAGCGGGACAATGGCACAGCAAATTGCCTTACGGATTTGGTGTGACCAAAAGGGGATCAAAAAAGTCGCATATCATCCATTAAGTCATTTGGAGATTCATGAGGAAGACGGATTGAAGGAATTACACCATATTGAAACGATTTTATTAGCTGATAAAGATAGCGTCATTCAGCTGGAAGATGTACTAGGCTTAGAAGAGGAAATCGCTTGTTTATTACTCGAGCTGCCGCAAAGGGAGATTGGCGGCCAGCTTCCTGACTACAAAACATTGGAAGACATCTCAGCATTCTGCAAGGAAAAGGGGATCAAATTACATTTAGACGGAGCAAGACTATTTGAAATTCTCCCTTATTATCAAAAATCGGCTGCAGAAGTCTGTGCTCTGTTTGATAGTGTTTATGTTTCTTTCTACAAAGGGATTGGCGGGATTGCAGGGGCGATACTTGCTGGGGATAAAGCTTTTACGGAAGAATCAAAGGTTTGGAAAAGACGCCATGGCGGAGATTTAATCAGCCTGTATCCGTACATCATAAGTGCTGATTATTATTTTGACCAACGATTATCAAACATGAATCAGTACTACGAAGGAGCAAAAGAACTTGCCCAATGCTTTAACCAATGTTATCGTGTTTCGACCAAGCCCTTGGAACCAGTCTCTAATATGTTTCATGTCCATTTTGAAGCACCGAAAGACGAGATGGAAGTGATTCTAGCAGCAATCTACGAAGAAACAGGCATTGGCTTAACCGGTTATGTACGCGAAGTCAACAAGACAACTTGTTACTATGAAGTTAGCATTGGTGATTTGTATGCCACGCTGCCTAAGGAAGATGTAAAAATAGTCTTTCAACTGCTGGATGAAAAAATGAGAAGGCTTAAAACTCTATAA